The Oscillospiraceae bacterium genome contains a region encoding:
- a CDS encoding hypothetical protein (frameshifted, deletion at around 3692718), protein MFCSLLLWAGRAIAVILIMTLASTLVAMCSYFLGIRTLSPTEIAALASVEPVVTLVGERLVLGTALGARVWLGAAVVIGAVTAFTLVGSADKTCVKRSRKE, encoded by the coding sequence GTGTTTTGCAGCCTGCTACTTTGGGCCGGGCGGGCCATTGCAGTAATCTTGATTATGACCCTGGCCTCGACCCTGGTGGCGATGTGCAGCTATTTTTTGGGCATCCGCACGCTCTCGCCCACGGAAATTGCGGCCTTGGCCAGCGTAGAACCGGTGGTTACGCTGGTGGGTGAAAGACTGGTGCTGGGCACGGCTTTGGGGGCACGGGTATGGCTGGGGGCCGCGGTCGTGATTGGAGCGGTTACAGCTTTTACCCTGGTGGGCAGCGCAGACAAAACTTGTGTAAAAAGGAGCAGAAAAGAATGA
- the frlC gene encoding AP endonuclease has translation MKFALGNFWYPLYPFERFLSDMQRLDVKYVEVWAGAPHLYLCDETPATLRAKAAAMRAAGLTAVCLTPEQCAYPVNIAAEEPAARRRSMEYLRLAIDAAAEMNIPKVLVTPGQGYRDRPPAEAFSRSAEALHELSGYGRQRGVGLLLEHLTAATTNLAITCAQLKTLAEAAEGGAWLQPMADLDMLARVGEGLGDFMAAFGHCPAHVHLVDGMPGGHLVPGEGVIDLAGQLRLLEAWGYQGCVSLEIMHERYFLQPGRTAARALCWLRENGFAPAPG, from the coding sequence ATGAAATTTGCGCTGGGGAATTTTTGGTATCCGCTCTATCCATTTGAACGCTTTTTGAGTGATATGCAGCGGCTGGACGTGAAGTACGTTGAGGTGTGGGCCGGGGCGCCCCACCTGTATTTGTGCGACGAAACCCCCGCAACCCTGCGGGCAAAGGCCGCGGCCATGCGGGCGGCGGGGCTCACAGCCGTGTGCCTGACACCCGAGCAGTGTGCCTATCCCGTCAACATTGCGGCTGAAGAACCGGCCGCCCGCAGGCGCAGCATGGAGTATCTGCGCCTGGCCATCGACGCAGCCGCGGAAATGAATATTCCAAAGGTACTCGTAACCCCGGGGCAGGGCTACCGGGACCGGCCGCCGGCCGAAGCGTTCAGCCGAAGCGCCGAGGCGCTGCACGAACTGAGCGGGTACGGGCGGCAGAGGGGCGTAGGGCTGCTTTTAGAGCACCTTACCGCCGCCACCACAAATCTGGCGATTACCTGCGCCCAGCTTAAAACACTGGCAGAAGCCGCGGAGGGCGGCGCCTGGCTGCAGCCCATGGCGGACCTGGATATGCTGGCCCGGGTGGGCGAAGGGCTCGGGGACTTTATGGCGGCGTTCGGGCATTGCCCGGCCCATGTGCACCTGGTGGACGGCATGCCCGGCGGGCACCTGGTGCCCGGGGAGGGCGTGATTGATTTAGCAGGCCAGCTCAGGCTGCTGGAGGCATGGGGGTATCAAGGCTGTGTGTCGCTGGAGATCATGCACGAGCGGTATTTTCTGCAGCCGGGCCGCACAGCGGCGCGGGCCCTTTGCTGGCTGCGCGAAAACGGCTTTGCGCCGGCGCCCGGGTGA
- the yurM_2 gene encoding ABC transporter permease encodes MKKRRKRPTPGQVLALVLFAVFALLILAPLAWLVLTGFKTNKELFLDPWKLPVEWRFENYLAAWKAGIGKYMFNSILVTAGATLLSTLVSSMSAFALARYKFKSRTFWLMFIVSGLMLAPQASLIAQYQMCNALGIYNTRFAVILINSAFRIPFATFLIRGYFITISKEIEESAVLDGCGAWGIFGRIILPLSKPILGSAVIICVRAVWNDLMFSLVLLESDDLKTIPVGLMNMKSFTTTNWTVLIAGMVIVSVPLVILFLCLQKQFIRGLTAGSTKG; translated from the coding sequence ATGAAAAAAAGACGGAAAAGACCGACTCCCGGCCAGGTACTGGCGCTGGTGCTGTTCGCAGTGTTCGCACTGCTGATTCTGGCGCCGCTGGCCTGGCTGGTGCTCACCGGCTTCAAGACCAACAAGGAGTTGTTTTTGGACCCCTGGAAGCTGCCGGTGGAGTGGAGATTTGAAAATTATCTGGCGGCCTGGAAGGCGGGCATCGGCAAATATATGTTCAACAGCATCCTGGTCACGGCCGGGGCAACGCTGCTATCTACCCTGGTGAGCAGCATGTCCGCATTCGCGCTGGCGCGCTACAAATTCAAAAGCCGCACCTTCTGGCTCATGTTCATCGTGAGCGGGCTGATGCTCGCGCCCCAGGCCAGCCTGATCGCCCAGTATCAGATGTGCAATGCACTGGGTATCTACAATACCCGCTTTGCAGTGATCCTGATCAACAGCGCATTCCGCATCCCCTTTGCCACCTTTTTAATCCGTGGATATTTCATCACCATCAGCAAGGAGATTGAGGAATCGGCAGTGCTGGACGGCTGCGGCGCGTGGGGCATTTTCGGGCGCATCATCCTGCCGCTGTCAAAACCTATTTTGGGCTCGGCGGTCATTATCTGCGTGCGGGCGGTGTGGAACGACCTGATGTTTTCGCTGGTGCTGCTGGAGAGTGACGACCTGAAAACCATCCCCGTAGGGCTTATGAACATGAAATCTTTCACCACAACCAACTGGACGGTGCTCATTGCGGGTATGGTGATCGTGTCGGTGCCGCTGGTAATCCTGTTTCTCTGCCTGCAAAAGCAGTTTATCCGTGGGCTGACCGCAGGCAGCACCAAGGGGTGA
- the yurN_6 gene encoding putative ABC transporter permease protein YurN yields MKRQRRRDIVLFMLPTVLIITVFLYFPVILNFVNSLFQWSAFSTQRRFVGAANYIKMFGDEVFRTAIFNNLVFMAVSVVFQIGLSLVMAAALEEKFMRRFQPFFRTVYFLPSLLMVTVTGIMFQIIYNPLIGLVNPLLELLGLDASGVDLLGSASSAIWAVVAVSQWQYIGYTLILFLVAMQNIPAQLYEAAELDGVGPVRKFFSITLPQIREMLMVNMIVTMTGSIKVFDEVWVMTGGGPGRATETLGSMLYRAGFRNDEMGYASAVAFFVFLVTSLIAIFQIKHYDLKTD; encoded by the coding sequence ATGAAACGACAAAGACGGCGGGACATCGTGCTGTTCATGCTGCCCACAGTCCTGATCATCACGGTGTTCCTGTACTTCCCGGTGATTTTGAACTTTGTGAACAGCCTGTTCCAGTGGTCGGCCTTTTCCACGCAGCGCAGGTTCGTGGGAGCGGCCAATTACATAAAGATGTTCGGCGACGAGGTATTCCGCACCGCAATTTTTAACAATCTGGTGTTTATGGCGGTGTCGGTGGTGTTTCAGATCGGGCTGTCGCTGGTGATGGCCGCCGCGCTGGAAGAAAAATTCATGCGCAGGTTCCAGCCTTTTTTCCGCACGGTCTACTTTCTGCCCAGCCTGCTTATGGTCACGGTCACGGGGATCATGTTCCAGATCATTTATAACCCCCTGATCGGTTTGGTAAACCCGCTGCTGGAACTTTTGGGCCTCGATGCGTCCGGCGTGGACCTGCTGGGCAGCGCGTCCAGCGCCATCTGGGCCGTGGTGGCGGTATCACAGTGGCAGTACATCGGCTACACGCTGATCCTGTTTTTGGTGGCCATGCAGAACATCCCCGCCCAATTATATGAAGCCGCCGAGCTGGACGGCGTGGGCCCGGTGCGCAAATTTTTCAGCATTACATTGCCCCAGATTCGGGAGATGCTCATGGTGAACATGATCGTTACCATGACCGGCTCCATCAAGGTGTTTGACGAGGTGTGGGTGATGACCGGCGGCGGCCCGGGGCGTGCCACCGAAACCCTGGGTTCCATGCTGTACCGGGCGGGCTTTCGCAATGATGAGATGGGCTATGCCTCCGCTGTGGCATTTTTTGTGTTTTTGGTCACCAGCCTGATCGCCATTTTTCAGATCAAGCACTATGACCTGAAAACAGACTAG